One genomic window of Actinoplanes lobatus includes the following:
- a CDS encoding DEAD/DEAH box helicase, whose translation MTDNEQALVPVTTRAPVRPDSPTFAELGVRAETVEALAKAGITHAFAIQEYALPIALRGTDLIGQAPTGTGKTLGFGLPLLERVTSPVEGATGQPQALIVVPTRELGIQVARDLAAAGSTRGVRVLPIYGGVAYEPQVEALKKGVEILVGTPGRLLDLCKQKQLKLSSIQALVLDEADRMLDLGFLEDVEKILAMIPEHRQTMLFSATMPDPIVALSRRFLRNPVTIHAGHTTESGPSPLTKQVVYRTHPLNKLEMVARILQARERSLTMIFTRTKRAADRVAEDLDFRGFAVAAVHGDLGQGARERALRAFRSGKIDVLVATDVAARGLDVSGVTHVINYDCPEDPETYTHRIGRTGRAGATGVAVTFVDWEDMPRWVLIDKSLGLSMPEPPETYHTSPALYADLEIPTDVSGTLPTAERSRAGLSAEVEEDLGGVGGRRGNGRGRGRGRSRGGDSGPSTSASAAPSDEAERPQRQRRRRRVVEDSETQSGTPSGASEAQSGASEAQGAVTGSDEAAPRARTRRRRTTATSLVFSEGDAPASDSAPAPDSAPAPDSAPAPDSAPASDSAPASEPTAADSPDEADAPRRRRRRTTRTASDA comes from the coding sequence ATGACCGACAACGAGCAAGCTCTAGTCCCCGTAACTACCCGCGCGCCGGTCCGTCCCGACAGCCCCACCTTCGCTGAGCTGGGCGTTCGCGCCGAGACGGTGGAGGCTCTGGCCAAGGCGGGCATCACTCACGCGTTCGCGATCCAGGAGTACGCACTTCCGATCGCGCTGCGCGGCACCGACCTCATCGGCCAGGCGCCCACCGGCACCGGCAAGACCCTCGGCTTCGGTCTGCCACTGCTGGAGCGGGTCACCTCCCCTGTCGAGGGCGCCACCGGGCAGCCCCAGGCCCTGATCGTCGTCCCCACCCGTGAGCTGGGCATTCAGGTGGCCCGCGACCTCGCCGCGGCGGGCAGCACCCGGGGTGTCCGGGTTCTGCCGATCTACGGCGGGGTGGCATACGAGCCTCAGGTCGAGGCGCTCAAGAAGGGCGTCGAGATCCTGGTCGGCACCCCCGGCCGCCTGCTCGACCTGTGCAAGCAGAAGCAGCTGAAGCTGAGCTCGATCCAGGCCCTGGTGCTCGACGAGGCCGACCGGATGCTCGACCTGGGCTTCCTGGAGGACGTCGAGAAGATCCTGGCGATGATCCCGGAGCACCGGCAGACCATGCTGTTCTCGGCCACCATGCCGGACCCGATCGTCGCCCTGTCCCGGCGGTTCCTGCGCAACCCGGTCACCATCCACGCCGGGCACACCACCGAGAGCGGCCCGTCGCCGCTCACCAAGCAGGTCGTCTACCGCACCCACCCGCTGAACAAGCTGGAGATGGTGGCGCGCATCCTCCAGGCGCGCGAGCGGTCCCTCACGATGATCTTCACCCGTACCAAGCGGGCCGCCGACCGGGTGGCCGAGGACCTCGACTTCCGCGGGTTCGCGGTCGCCGCCGTCCACGGTGACCTGGGCCAGGGCGCGCGCGAGCGTGCTCTGCGGGCGTTCCGCAGCGGCAAGATCGACGTGCTGGTGGCGACCGACGTGGCGGCCCGCGGGCTGGACGTCTCGGGCGTCACCCACGTGATCAACTACGACTGCCCGGAGGACCCGGAGACCTACACGCACCGCATCGGCCGCACCGGCCGGGCGGGCGCCACCGGTGTCGCGGTCACCTTCGTGGACTGGGAGGACATGCCGCGCTGGGTGCTGATCGACAAGTCGCTCGGCCTCAGCATGCCGGAGCCGCCGGAGACGTACCACACGTCGCCCGCGCTCTACGCCGACCTGGAGATCCCGACCGACGTCTCGGGCACGCTGCCGACCGCCGAGCGGAGCCGGGCCGGGCTGTCGGCCGAGGTCGAGGAGGATCTCGGCGGCGTCGGTGGGCGGCGCGGTAACGGCCGCGGGCGCGGGCGCGGGCGCTCACGTGGAGGCGACTCCGGGCCGTCCACCTCCGCTTCCGCGGCTCCTTCGGACGAGGCTGAGCGGCCTCAGCGGCAGCGTCGCCGGCGGCGGGTGGTCGAGGACTCCGAGACCCAGTCCGGTACGCCCTCCGGCGCTTCCGAGGCGCAATCCGGCGCTTCCGAGGCGCAGGGCGCGGTCACCGGCTCGGACGAGGCCGCTCCTCGTGCCCGGACCCGTCGTCGCCGGACGACCGCCACCTCACTGGTCTTCTCCGAGGGCGACGCTCCGGCGTCCGACTCGGCTCCGGCGCCCGACTCCGCTCCGGCGCCCGACTCCGCTCCGGCGCCCGACTCGGCTCCGGCGTCCGATTCCGCTCCGGCGTCCGAGCCCACCGCCGCGGACTCACCGGACGAGGCCGACGCTCCCCGGCGGCGCCGTCGCCGCACCACCCGCACCGCCTCGGACGCCTGA
- a CDS encoding heavy-metal-associated domain-containing protein, giving the protein MAVTSTYTVKGMTCSHCVQSVTQELSALPGVTGVQVDLASGGVTVASEIPLAEQAVREAVDEAGYELADA; this is encoded by the coding sequence ATGGCGGTCACCAGCACCTACACGGTGAAAGGCATGACCTGCTCGCACTGCGTGCAGTCGGTGACCCAGGAGCTGTCCGCCCTGCCGGGTGTCACCGGCGTGCAGGTCGATCTCGCCTCCGGCGGCGTCACGGTCGCCAGCGAGATTCCGCTCGCCGAGCAGGCGGTGCGGGAGGCGGTCGACGAGGCCGGCTACGAGCTCGCGGATGCCTGA
- a CDS encoding DUF3152 domain-containing protein translates to MISPAAPPRESRTSSGTDRWRQSWLIVLLATAVLFAAVAIGRQFLAGAAPPGNPVAAASPAEAAVPAPSEVPSIAPGSPSPAVPADSTAAETPVFPADGVMQIDGAVPAEGSGDFEYAGGRSPVYGTRGPVLRFKVAVEKGSGEDVPAFAAQVVATLSDERGWTGSGGLRMQMVDSAEKADFTIYLATRETAGLMCERGGTNIRIGGVPFTSCRATGKVILNLDRWRKSARPYVESGAGLAAYRQYVINHEVGHELGHRHEGCPKAGGPAPVMVQQTLTLRGCKPYSWPRRNDENLTGPSL, encoded by the coding sequence ATGATTTCGCCTGCCGCCCCGCCCCGTGAGTCGCGGACCTCGTCCGGCACGGACCGTTGGCGGCAGTCCTGGCTGATCGTCCTGCTCGCCACCGCGGTGCTGTTCGCGGCCGTCGCGATCGGCCGGCAGTTCCTCGCCGGCGCCGCCCCGCCCGGCAACCCGGTGGCCGCGGCCTCTCCCGCCGAGGCGGCCGTTCCCGCACCGTCCGAGGTTCCGTCGATCGCGCCGGGCAGCCCGTCCCCGGCCGTCCCGGCCGATTCCACCGCGGCCGAGACACCGGTGTTCCCGGCCGACGGCGTGATGCAGATCGACGGCGCGGTCCCGGCCGAGGGGTCCGGTGATTTCGAGTACGCGGGCGGTCGCAGCCCCGTCTACGGCACGCGGGGCCCGGTGCTCCGCTTCAAGGTCGCGGTGGAGAAGGGCAGCGGCGAGGACGTGCCCGCCTTCGCCGCGCAGGTGGTCGCCACCCTCTCCGACGAGCGCGGCTGGACCGGTTCCGGCGGGCTGCGGATGCAGATGGTCGACAGCGCCGAGAAGGCGGACTTCACGATCTACCTCGCCACCCGGGAGACCGCGGGGCTGATGTGCGAGCGGGGCGGCACCAACATCCGGATCGGCGGGGTGCCGTTCACGTCGTGCCGGGCCACCGGGAAGGTCATCCTCAATCTGGACCGCTGGCGTAAGTCGGCCCGTCCCTACGTGGAGTCGGGTGCCGGTCTGGCCGCGTACCGGCAGTACGTGATCAACCATGAGGTCGGGCACGAGCTGGGCCACCGGCACGAGGGCTGTCCCAAGGCGGGCGGCCCGGCCCCGGTGATGGTCCAGCAGACCCTCACGCTTCGTGGCTGCAAGCCCTACTCGTGGCCGCGCCGCAACGACGAGAACCTGACCGGCCCGTCACTCTGA
- a CDS encoding TetR/AcrR family transcriptional regulator, with product MTAASGGQQTARPTRLPRSARRKQLLAAAQQIFVAHGYHAAAMDDIAERAGVSKPVLYQHFPGKLELYLALLDTHCDAIIAKVRGAMLASPDNKDRVKGAVRAYFDFMDHESEAFRLVFESDLRNDPQVRQRVERVEQGCIAAVTDTIISDTGLRPDQAELLASGLAGAAGQAAQFWLANGRRTPKAEAEALVAALIWRGIASFPLQGGSTAGTAAEIG from the coding sequence ATGACCGCTGCGTCCGGCGGGCAACAGACCGCACGACCCACCCGCCTGCCCCGATCGGCGCGACGCAAGCAGTTGCTCGCCGCCGCGCAGCAGATCTTCGTCGCGCACGGCTACCACGCCGCCGCGATGGACGACATCGCGGAGCGGGCGGGCGTCTCGAAGCCCGTTCTCTACCAACACTTCCCTGGCAAGCTGGAGCTCTACCTGGCCCTGCTGGACACGCACTGCGACGCGATAATCGCCAAGGTGCGCGGGGCCATGCTGGCGTCCCCCGACAACAAGGACCGGGTGAAGGGCGCCGTCCGGGCGTACTTCGACTTCATGGATCACGAGAGCGAGGCGTTCCGGCTCGTCTTCGAGTCGGACCTGCGCAACGACCCCCAGGTCCGCCAGCGGGTGGAGCGGGTCGAGCAGGGCTGCATCGCGGCCGTGACCGACACCATCATCTCGGACACCGGCCTCCGGCCGGACCAGGCCGAACTGCTCGCCTCCGGCCTCGCCGGGGCGGCCGGGCAGGCGGCGCAGTTCTGGCTCGCCAACGGCCGGCGTACGCCCAAAGCTGAAGCCGAAGCGCTCGTAGCTGCGCTGATCTGGCGTGGGATCGCCAGCTTCCCGCTGCAGGGTGGTTCAACGGCCGGTACGGCTGCGGAAATCGGATAG
- a CDS encoding alpha/beta fold hydrolase has protein sequence MKGAVLADDSALLPADVVPPPWPARRVTVGGAMLHVRDTPAQSPGAEPAVYVHGLGGSAQNFTDLAGLLADRLDGQAIDLPGFGYSDPSPRYSIAAFAATVIDYLEHAGRGPVHLIGNSLGGSISVRVAALRPDLVRTLTLISPAMPFLDPRRTAQGPVLPLLAMPAADRLMAWALTRVTAEQMAEQVLAACFGDTTRVHPQRRAEALEEIQLRYTVAHYPKAYLGTLRGLVSSFLRAYLPGADSQWRLAARIQAPTLVIGGLNDRLVDPRVPAQVARVIPDGRLLILPGVGHVAQMEVPRLVARGIIGLLDDTR, from the coding sequence ATGAAGGGTGCGGTTCTGGCCGACGACAGTGCGCTGTTGCCGGCGGATGTGGTTCCGCCTCCGTGGCCCGCGCGCCGGGTCACGGTCGGCGGCGCGATGCTGCATGTCCGCGACACACCGGCACAGAGCCCCGGCGCCGAGCCCGCCGTCTACGTGCACGGGCTCGGCGGCTCCGCACAGAACTTCACCGATCTCGCCGGGCTGCTCGCCGACCGGCTCGACGGCCAGGCGATCGACCTACCCGGTTTCGGCTACAGCGACCCGAGCCCGCGCTACTCCATCGCGGCCTTCGCGGCCACCGTGATCGACTACCTGGAGCACGCCGGCCGCGGCCCGGTCCACCTGATCGGCAATTCGCTCGGCGGCTCCATCTCGGTGCGGGTCGCGGCCCTGCGGCCCGACCTGGTGCGCACGCTCACGCTGATCTCCCCGGCCATGCCGTTCCTGGACCCCCGGCGGACCGCGCAGGGCCCGGTGCTGCCGCTGCTCGCGATGCCCGCCGCCGATCGCCTGATGGCCTGGGCGCTCACCCGGGTCACCGCCGAGCAGATGGCCGAGCAGGTTCTGGCCGCCTGCTTCGGCGACACCACGAGGGTGCATCCGCAGCGCCGCGCCGAGGCGCTGGAGGAGATCCAGCTCCGCTACACGGTCGCCCACTACCCGAAGGCCTATCTGGGCACGCTGCGCGGCCTGGTCAGCAGCTTCCTCCGGGCGTACCTTCCGGGAGCCGACTCGCAGTGGCGCCTCGCCGCCCGCATCCAGGCGCCCACCCTGGTCATCGGCGGCCTCAACGACCGCCTGGTCGACCCCCGCGTACCCGCCCAGGTCGCCAGGGTCATTCCGGACGGCCGCCTGCTGATCCTCCCCGGCGTCGGCCACGTCGCCCAGATGGAGGTCCCGCGTCTGGTCGCCCGCGGCATCATCGGCCTGCTCGACGACACCCGATGA
- a CDS encoding DUF3107 domain-containing protein, with amino-acid sequence MEVKIGVQQSPRELVLESAQTPAEVEQAVTEALAKDGVLTLTDEKGRKVIIPITKVAYVEIAEASHRPFGFTTR; translated from the coding sequence GTGGAGGTCAAGATCGGCGTGCAACAGTCGCCGCGTGAGCTTGTGCTGGAGAGCGCTCAGACTCCGGCGGAGGTCGAGCAGGCCGTAACGGAGGCTCTGGCCAAGGACGGTGTCCTGACACTCACCGACGAGAAGGGCCGCAAGGTGATCATTCCGATCACCAAGGTGGCCTACGTGGAGATCGCCGAGGCGTCGCACCGCCCGTTCGGCTTCACCACACGCTGA
- a CDS encoding GNAT family N-acetyltransferase, producing MKDLIQGGYVLTADPKRVDFTRVHRWLAEESYWAAGRSYDLVARSIDGSLPYSIFAGTEQVGFARAVTDGATFAWICDVFIDSAHRGRGLGKWLIDSILADLSERGVQRFLLATRDAQEVYRRSGFAELEGAHRFMEIDRRHTGNPILGRV from the coding sequence ATGAAGGATCTGATTCAGGGTGGATATGTACTGACCGCCGACCCGAAACGGGTCGACTTCACCCGGGTGCACCGTTGGCTCGCCGAGGAGTCCTACTGGGCGGCCGGCCGCTCCTACGATCTGGTGGCCCGCTCCATCGACGGCTCCCTGCCGTATTCGATCTTCGCCGGCACCGAACAGGTGGGCTTCGCCCGGGCCGTCACCGACGGCGCCACCTTCGCCTGGATCTGCGACGTCTTCATCGACAGCGCCCACCGGGGCCGCGGCCTGGGCAAATGGCTGATCGACTCGATTCTGGCCGACCTGTCCGAGCGAGGTGTCCAACGTTTCCTTCTGGCCACCAGGGACGCTCAGGAGGTCTACCGCCGCTCCGGCTTCGCCGAACTCGAAGGCGCGCACCGTTTCATGGAGATCGACCGCCGCCACACCGGAAACCCGATCCTCGGCAGAGTTTGA
- a CDS encoding nucleotidyl transferase AbiEii/AbiGii toxin family protein, giving the protein MTAHRAALDHILGVVAEQPWAECLVLRGSMTMASWVGDAARPPGDIDWVVWPPDAVPVDYLDPYPVLDRADVPHHWPEAARHLAWTFQEFDSDGPRSVSSPDHASWVSGAQPDEAPDPVHDRLEKLLAAHPRASGGVVLDASRIAHEATWDYTVSWSEYSNIRLVAGSRARMVIPWTAPGGEIGSARIDLAYDEVMADAVVRTPIRRADGLPPTMAWTASRELSLAWKMHWLTVDQATEGVSAMKDVYDAVLLAELDGMRLSRRLRRLVLSAEGAARLLAPSEIPKWVLDAPPPDGGSPGPWLARLATAVDRLVLPSDRSSPVPGTRLGGSAHRPL; this is encoded by the coding sequence ATGACCGCGCACCGGGCCGCTCTCGACCACATCCTCGGGGTGGTCGCCGAGCAGCCGTGGGCGGAGTGCCTGGTGCTGCGCGGCAGCATGACCATGGCGTCGTGGGTGGGCGACGCGGCCCGGCCACCGGGCGACATCGACTGGGTGGTGTGGCCGCCCGACGCGGTGCCCGTGGACTACCTGGATCCGTACCCGGTGCTGGACCGTGCCGACGTCCCCCACCACTGGCCGGAGGCCGCCCGTCATCTGGCCTGGACGTTCCAGGAGTTCGACTCCGACGGCCCACGGTCCGTGTCTTCTCCGGATCATGCGAGCTGGGTGTCCGGGGCCCAACCGGACGAGGCCCCCGACCCGGTCCACGACCGGCTCGAAAAGCTGCTGGCCGCACACCCCCGGGCGTCCGGCGGAGTGGTCCTCGACGCGAGCCGGATCGCGCACGAGGCGACCTGGGACTACACCGTCTCGTGGTCGGAGTATTCGAACATTCGCCTGGTCGCCGGCAGCCGCGCCCGCATGGTGATCCCGTGGACGGCGCCGGGCGGCGAAATCGGGAGCGCCCGGATCGACCTGGCCTACGACGAGGTGATGGCGGATGCCGTGGTCCGCACACCCATCCGGCGTGCCGACGGGCTGCCTCCGACCATGGCGTGGACGGCGAGTCGCGAGCTCTCCCTCGCCTGGAAGATGCACTGGCTGACCGTCGACCAGGCCACCGAGGGCGTCTCCGCGATGAAGGACGTCTACGACGCCGTGCTCCTGGCCGAGCTGGACGGGATGCGCCTGTCCCGCCGCCTGCGCCGCCTGGTGCTCAGCGCCGAGGGCGCGGCCCGCCTGCTGGCCCCCTCCGAAATCCCGAAGTGGGTGCTCGACGCCCCGCCACCCGACGGTGGCAGCCCCGGACCCTGGCTGGCCCGTCTGGCCACCGCGGTCGACCGGCTGGTCCTCCCTTCCGACCGGTCTTCCCCGGTGCCCGGCACCCGGCTCGGCGGATCGGCTCATCGGCCGCTGTGA
- a CDS encoding biliverdin-producing heme oxygenase, with the protein MSFLADSSAPTLLTARLREATRQEHAAARHSPFIDGIASGRLPMAAYAELLAQYWFIYESLELAAGAMADDPVARRFVYPELYRMPSLGSDLRFLFGPRWQSRITALPATTTYCTRIRTAAFDRATGYVAHHCTRYLGDLSGGQWLGQAVVGAYGFRRHGYRFFVFEGVDPALFRARYRERLNAVPWSRPEQDAFVSEVSAAFRLNIDLLAELWEGWT; encoded by the coding sequence ATGTCGTTCCTCGCCGATTCCTCCGCGCCCACGCTGCTCACCGCCCGCCTGCGGGAGGCCACCAGACAGGAGCACGCCGCGGCGCGGCACAGCCCGTTCATCGACGGGATAGCCTCCGGGCGCCTGCCGATGGCCGCGTACGCCGAACTGCTGGCCCAGTACTGGTTCATCTACGAGTCACTGGAGTTGGCCGCCGGCGCGATGGCCGACGACCCGGTGGCCCGGCGGTTCGTCTACCCGGAGCTGTACCGGATGCCGTCGCTCGGGTCCGACCTGCGGTTCCTGTTCGGGCCGCGCTGGCAGAGCCGGATCACCGCGCTGCCGGCCACGACCACCTACTGCACGCGGATCCGCACTGCCGCGTTCGACCGGGCCACCGGATATGTGGCCCATCACTGCACCCGCTACCTGGGCGACCTCTCCGGCGGGCAGTGGCTGGGGCAGGCGGTCGTCGGGGCGTACGGGTTCCGCCGCCACGGATACCGGTTCTTCGTGTTCGAGGGCGTCGACCCGGCGTTGTTCCGGGCCCGCTACCGGGAGCGGCTCAACGCCGTCCCGTGGAGCCGGCCCGAGCAGGACGCCTTCGTGAGCGAGGTGTCCGCTGCGTTCCGCCTGAACATCGACCTGCTGGCCGAGTTGTGGGAGGGCTGGACCTGA
- a CDS encoding Daple, translated as MDTPPWRRPSDGRTFGRQQFPPERPFGAAPSSAVPAPQPGSEIPPPGDTAPWPDRNRLADILGHRRPPAPSSGAPAPSSAPPYPYEGDLDDSYRDPGPQRGSAPLTRPDWAPDSPAPVSSEPIRSRHALVTDTLAQGLPQFDAPPADGDPATARSAYDASSFPHHPSYAPPPAFPGLPEPAPTAGTEGEPSGTLPQRVPAQPDVPRVPEPPSVEPSAEAPALARIATHLRRGDVVPAQERQEGFDVQDILAAVREVDGVRDASLRATPAGAHSLRLDLSDGADPAEVSRQVARLLQDRMGLDAAMPGDPPAALRPPSNPSRTPLLPTQPTRPGRAAAPVAPVSSMPVPAPIPVAPVPPVAPVSAMPRIPVEEPRPRMVNAGASLVPADASRPRPLDPGDNPGPRVIIENVHVNTFGADATVEVRLRAGGRTASGVATGPAVDGYLLRLCATATAGAVDDLLSASQHQDGPARCFVEHASAVSFGPMQVAVVVLLLSCGGGWVEQLAGSAVVTGDDRHAMVRATLAAVNRRLEALLA; from the coding sequence GTGGACACGCCACCATGGCGGCGTCCGTCGGATGGGCGAACCTTCGGCCGGCAGCAGTTCCCACCGGAACGACCCTTCGGGGCCGCGCCGTCGTCGGCTGTTCCGGCGCCCCAGCCGGGCTCCGAGATTCCCCCGCCAGGGGACACCGCTCCGTGGCCGGACCGCAACCGCCTCGCCGACATCCTCGGCCACCGGCGGCCTCCCGCGCCGTCGTCCGGGGCGCCCGCCCCGAGCAGCGCACCCCCGTATCCGTACGAGGGTGATCTCGACGACTCGTACCGCGATCCGGGACCGCAGCGCGGCTCGGCGCCGCTGACCCGGCCCGACTGGGCTCCCGACTCGCCCGCGCCGGTCTCCTCCGAGCCGATCCGCTCCCGGCACGCCCTGGTCACCGACACGCTCGCCCAGGGACTGCCCCAGTTCGACGCCCCGCCGGCCGACGGGGACCCGGCGACGGCCCGTTCGGCGTACGATGCGTCGAGCTTCCCGCATCACCCGTCCTATGCACCGCCCCCCGCGTTCCCGGGTCTCCCGGAGCCGGCCCCCACGGCCGGCACCGAGGGTGAGCCGAGCGGGACACTGCCCCAGCGCGTCCCGGCCCAGCCGGACGTCCCGAGAGTTCCGGAGCCGCCCTCCGTGGAGCCATCGGCCGAAGCGCCCGCCCTGGCGCGCATCGCGACGCACCTGCGTCGCGGTGACGTCGTGCCGGCGCAGGAGCGTCAGGAGGGCTTCGACGTCCAGGACATCCTCGCCGCGGTCCGCGAGGTCGACGGTGTGCGTGACGCCTCGCTGCGGGCCACCCCGGCGGGGGCGCACAGCCTCCGGCTGGACCTGTCCGACGGCGCCGACCCGGCCGAGGTGAGCCGCCAGGTGGCCCGCCTCCTCCAGGACCGGATGGGCCTCGACGCGGCCATGCCCGGTGACCCGCCGGCCGCCCTGCGCCCGCCGTCGAACCCGTCCCGGACCCCGCTGCTGCCCACCCAGCCGACCCGGCCGGGCCGGGCCGCGGCCCCGGTCGCCCCGGTGTCGTCGATGCCCGTGCCCGCACCGATCCCGGTCGCTCCGGTGCCCCCGGTCGCGCCGGTGTCCGCCATGCCGCGGATCCCGGTCGAGGAACCCCGGCCGCGGATGGTGAACGCGGGCGCCTCGCTGGTGCCGGCCGACGCCTCCAGGCCACGCCCACTGGACCCGGGCGACAACCCGGGCCCCCGCGTGATCATCGAGAACGTGCACGTCAACACGTTCGGTGCGGACGCCACCGTCGAGGTGCGGCTGCGCGCCGGCGGGCGGACCGCCTCCGGCGTGGCGACCGGCCCGGCCGTCGACGGCTACCTGCTGCGCCTCTGCGCCACGGCCACCGCCGGCGCGGTCGACGACCTGCTCTCCGCCTCCCAGCACCAGGACGGCCCGGCCCGCTGCTTCGTCGAACACGCCTCCGCCGTCTCGTTCGGCCCGATGCAGGTCGCCGTGGTGGTGCTGCTGTTGTCCTGCGGCGGCGGCTGGGTCGAGCAACTGGCCGGTTCCGCCGTGGTCACCGGCGATGACCGGCACGCCATGGTCCGCGCCACACTGGCGGCGGTCAATCGGCGGCTTGAGGCACTCTTGGCTTGA
- a CDS encoding class I SAM-dependent methyltransferase: MPEPLETVLAEVRELLLAPGLTRAVAAGRRRGHVPSVTRAQVRPVTLKHGRKLQIVTDDGARPYTRNVAPGPEAAAAVDELLAEPFGNWHVETDSATVQVRITKKGDAQVHRAGTVAAPRAAEGHDRAKQWLLDPGDPLFSVVGGTAAKRRQIDAFLRALAATLPDELPSPLRVVDLGCGNAYLTFAAYRYLSGRGAHVQVVGVDVREDQRVRNSAVAAELGCSAEVAFVAGTIEEAELPFQPDLVLALHACDTATDQALARAVGWEARWVLAAPCCHHDIAAQLKGNPTPSPYGEMTRHAILRERFADVLTDSLRAALLRLRGYRVDVVEFIDSAHTPRNLMLRARRTGAAPTDEQRAEYDSLTGQWGVTPALSRMLSPLDFS; encoded by the coding sequence ATGCCAGAACCGCTCGAAACAGTCCTCGCCGAGGTGCGGGAGCTCCTGCTCGCACCGGGCCTCACCCGGGCCGTCGCGGCCGGCCGGCGCCGCGGGCACGTACCGTCGGTGACCAGGGCCCAGGTACGGCCGGTAACTCTCAAGCACGGGCGGAAACTACAGATCGTCACCGATGACGGTGCTCGGCCGTACACGCGGAACGTCGCGCCCGGCCCGGAGGCCGCCGCGGCGGTCGACGAGCTGCTGGCCGAGCCGTTCGGCAACTGGCACGTGGAGACCGATTCGGCCACCGTGCAGGTGCGGATCACCAAGAAGGGCGACGCGCAGGTGCACCGGGCCGGAACCGTCGCCGCGCCGCGCGCCGCCGAGGGCCACGACCGGGCCAAGCAGTGGCTGCTCGATCCGGGCGACCCGCTGTTCTCGGTGGTCGGCGGCACCGCGGCGAAGCGCCGCCAGATCGACGCCTTCCTGCGCGCGCTCGCCGCGACCCTGCCCGACGAGCTGCCGAGCCCGCTGCGCGTCGTCGACCTCGGCTGCGGCAACGCCTACCTCACCTTCGCGGCCTATCGATATCTGTCCGGCCGGGGCGCGCACGTCCAGGTCGTGGGGGTCGATGTCCGAGAGGATCAGCGGGTACGCAACAGCGCCGTCGCCGCCGAACTCGGCTGCTCCGCCGAGGTGGCGTTCGTGGCCGGGACGATCGAGGAGGCCGAGCTGCCGTTCCAGCCGGACCTGGTGCTCGCCCTGCACGCCTGCGACACGGCCACCGACCAGGCGCTGGCCCGGGCGGTCGGCTGGGAGGCCCGGTGGGTGCTGGCCGCCCCGTGCTGCCACCACGACATCGCGGCGCAGCTCAAAGGCAATCCAACCCCTTCGCCGTACGGGGAGATGACCCGCCACGCGATCCTGCGGGAGAGGTTCGCCGACGTGCTGACCGACTCGCTGCGGGCCGCCCTGCTGCGGTTGCGCGGCTATCGGGTGGACGTGGTCGAGTTCATCGACTCGGCGCACACCCCGCGCAACCTCATGTTGCGGGCCCGGCGGACCGGCGCGGCGCCCACCGACGAACAGCGTGCCGAGTACGACTCGCTGACCGGCCAGTGGGGCGTGACGCCGGCGCTCTCCCGGATGCTCAGCCCTTTGGATTTCAGCTGA